A genomic region of Oryza glaberrima chromosome 1, OglaRS2, whole genome shotgun sequence contains the following coding sequences:
- the LOC127782049 gene encoding NAC domain-containing protein 20: MGEQQQQVERQPDLPPGFRFHPTDEEIITFYLAPKVVDSRGFCVAAIGEVDLNKCEPWDLPGKAKMNGEKEWYFYCQKDRKYPTGMRTNRATEAGYWKATGKDKEIFRNHHMLIGMKKTLVFYKGRAPKGDKTNWVMHEYRLADASPPPPPSSAEPPRQDDWAVCRIFHKSSGIKKPVPVAPHQVPAAANYQQQQQMAMASAGIIQVPMQMQMPSMSDQLQMLDDFSTTASLSLMAPPPPPPSYSTLPAGFPLQINSGAHPQQFVGNPSMYYHQQQQMDMAGGGFVVSEPSSLVVSPQDAADQNNNAADISSMACNMDAAIWKY, translated from the exons ATGGGAGAGCAGCAACAGCAGGTGGAGCGGCAGCCGGACCTGCCGCCGGGCTTTAGGTTTCACCCAACGGACGAGGAGATTATCACCTTTTACCTTGCACCCAAGGTTGTGGACAGCAGGGGCTTTTGCGTTGCTGCCATTGGAGAGGTGGATCTCAACAAGTGCGAGCCATGGGATTTGCCAG gGAAGGCGAAGATGAATGGGGAGAAGGAGTGGTATTTCTACTGCCAGAAGGATCGGAAGTACCCGACGGGGATGAGGACGAACAGGGCGACGGAGGCTGGATACTGGAAGGCGACGGGGAAGGACAAGGAGATCTTCCGCAACCACCACATGCTCATCGGCATGAAGAAGACGCTCGTCTTCTACAAGGGCAGGGCTCCCAAGGGCGACAAGACCAACTGGGTCATGCACGAGTACAGGCTCGCCgacgcctctccgccgccgccgccatcctccgcaGAGCCCCCGAGGCAGGACGACTGGGCCGTCTGCAGGATCTTCCACAAGAGCTCCGGCATCAAGAAGCCGGTGCCGGTTGCTCCTCATCaggtgcccgccgccgccaactaccagcagcagcagcagatggcCATGGCCTCCGCCGGCATCATCCAAGTCcccatgcagatgcagatgcccTCCATGTCTGACCAGCTGCAGATGTTGGACGACTTCTCCACCACCGCTTCACTCTCACTcatggcgccgcctccgcctccgccttcctACTCCACTCTGCCTGCAGGCTTCCCGCTTCAGATCAACAGCGGCGCCCATCCCCAGCAGTTTGTTGGGAACCCGTCCATGTactaccaccagcagcagcagatggacATGGCCGGCGGAGGGTTCGTGGTGAGCGAGCCGTCGTCGCTGGTGGTGTCGCCGCAGGATGCTGCCGACCAGAACAACAACGCCGCCGACATCTCGTCGATGGCATGCAACATGGACGCTGCCATCTGGAAGTACTGA